One region of Vulgatibacter sp. genomic DNA includes:
- a CDS encoding M16 family metallopeptidase translates to MRRILLASTLLAASLGCATTQTTPAENAAVQQPADPHAFRAQAPEPGQPPELVTPTFQKKVLDNGLTLLVAERHDLPLVSVNVAFSAGSSVDPKDKAGLAEITYETLLEGAGKLDAMGLDKAFADLGSSPFVSVGHDGAMVGTQVLTRNLDEATRLVADIVLRPQFRQASFDRRKQQQLADLALQVGNPRYLAGETFAEVVFGAEHPYGKLGSGTPATVAKLRLTDAKRFWAEHAGPRAAAFVVAGNITMEEAEALARKHFGKWSGKAKPTPKPAAPQSDAREHVTFVAKPGLNQTVIVMGRPAIEAGHPDEYALELASKVFGGFFGSRLNMNLREAKGYTYGARAYVDGRRGVGPVVASSSVRADVTGPALQEFLAELKGIKARPITTEELEAAREGVIRSLPGSFETVGGLAGAAASLFWKDEPLDHYAKMIEGYQNADAAAVQAAAEKYFDPAQMHIVLVGDPKVIQEQVKPLGLGELRERNPVVPAAAR, encoded by the coding sequence ATGCGTCGCATTCTTCTCGCATCGACCCTCCTCGCAGCCTCCCTCGGCTGCGCCACCACCCAGACGACGCCGGCGGAGAACGCCGCGGTCCAGCAGCCCGCCGACCCGCACGCGTTCCGCGCCCAGGCGCCGGAGCCCGGACAGCCGCCGGAGCTGGTGACGCCGACCTTCCAGAAGAAGGTCCTCGACAACGGCCTCACCCTCCTCGTGGCGGAGCGGCACGACCTGCCGCTGGTCTCGGTGAACGTCGCCTTCTCCGCAGGCTCCTCCGTCGATCCGAAGGACAAGGCGGGCCTCGCCGAGATCACCTACGAGACGCTGCTCGAGGGCGCGGGCAAGCTCGACGCCATGGGTCTCGACAAGGCCTTCGCCGACCTGGGCAGCTCGCCCTTCGTCAGCGTCGGCCACGACGGCGCGATGGTCGGCACCCAGGTGCTCACCCGGAACCTCGACGAGGCCACCCGCCTCGTCGCCGACATCGTCCTCCGGCCGCAGTTCCGGCAGGCCTCCTTCGATCGGCGCAAGCAGCAGCAGCTCGCCGACCTCGCCCTGCAGGTGGGCAACCCCCGCTACCTCGCCGGCGAGACCTTCGCCGAGGTGGTCTTCGGCGCCGAGCACCCCTACGGCAAGCTCGGCTCCGGCACCCCCGCCACGGTGGCGAAGCTGCGGCTCACCGACGCGAAGCGCTTCTGGGCCGAGCACGCGGGCCCGAGGGCTGCCGCGTTCGTGGTCGCCGGCAACATCACCATGGAGGAGGCCGAGGCCCTCGCCCGCAAGCACTTCGGCAAGTGGAGCGGCAAGGCGAAGCCCACGCCCAAGCCCGCGGCGCCGCAGAGCGACGCCCGCGAGCACGTGACCTTCGTGGCCAAGCCCGGACTCAACCAGACGGTGATCGTGATGGGCCGCCCGGCGATCGAGGCGGGTCATCCCGACGAGTACGCGCTGGAGCTCGCCTCCAAGGTCTTCGGCGGCTTCTTCGGCAGCAGGCTCAACATGAACCTGCGCGAGGCCAAGGGCTACACCTACGGCGCCCGTGCCTACGTCGACGGCCGCCGCGGCGTCGGCCCGGTGGTGGCGTCCTCGTCGGTGCGCGCCGACGTCACCGGTCCCGCGCTCCAGGAGTTCCTCGCCGAGCTCAAAGGGATCAAGGCCCGGCCGATCACCACCGAGGAGCTCGAGGCTGCCCGCGAAGGCGTAATCCGTTCGCTCCCCGGCTCCTTCGAGACGGTGGGCGGCCTCGCCGGCGCTGCAGCGAGCCTCTTCTGGAAGGACGAGCCGCTCGATCACTACGCGAAGATGATCGAGGGCTACCAGAACGCCGACGCTGCAGCGGTGCAGGCCGCAGCGGAGAAGTACTTCGATCCGGCGCAGATGCACATCGTGCTCGTCGGCGATCCGAAGGTGATCCAGGAGCAGGTGAAGCCCCTGGGCCTCGGGGAGCTCCGGGAGCGCAACCCGGTGGTGCCCGCAGCGGCGCGCTGA
- a CDS encoding M16 family metallopeptidase — translation MKSVLSAALLGITLPSVAFAAPAAAPAPAAASVDRAEQQLQIPYEKYKLDNGLEVILSKDDRLPVVAVNIWYHVGAFHEDPSRTGFAHLFEHMMFQGSKNVPDDVHIGLLEKIGATALNGTTNFDRTNYFETVPSHHLETALWLESDRMGFLLDAVTPESLKTQQEVVKNERRQSTETAPYGLADEKAWQALFPAPHPYYGAVIGSMEHLDAATMDDVQNFFRTWYAPANATLAIVGDFDEKQVRQLVEKYFGSLPSAQKPSAPAVEKVQLDREVVIRHDETVASLPKLSVAWHAPAFFAKGDATADILAMALSSGKASRLYKTLVFDKRLAQSVSAYQQSLGAQSVFTIEAIARPGVSTDKLLAEIDRILADVRKKGVTEEEIQRARNKFETGKVAGLQSVGGFGGKADLLQSYNHFLGTPDKLAFDLARYDTVTSDMVKQFATEVLDERRVVLHAVPTQGGTVAAKGAR, via the coding sequence ATGAAATCCGTGCTTTCCGCCGCCCTCCTCGGGATCACCCTGCCGAGCGTCGCCTTCGCCGCTCCCGCAGCAGCACCTGCGCCAGCAGCTGCATCGGTCGATCGCGCGGAGCAGCAGCTCCAGATCCCCTACGAGAAGTACAAGCTCGACAACGGTCTCGAGGTCATCCTGTCGAAGGACGACCGCCTGCCCGTGGTCGCGGTCAACATCTGGTACCACGTGGGCGCGTTCCACGAGGACCCGAGCCGCACGGGCTTTGCCCACCTCTTCGAGCACATGATGTTCCAGGGCTCGAAGAACGTGCCCGACGACGTCCACATCGGGCTGCTCGAAAAGATCGGCGCCACCGCCCTCAACGGCACCACCAACTTCGATCGCACCAATTATTTCGAGACGGTGCCCTCGCACCACCTCGAGACCGCGCTCTGGCTCGAGAGCGATCGCATGGGCTTCCTCCTCGACGCGGTGACGCCCGAGAGCCTGAAGACCCAGCAGGAAGTGGTGAAGAACGAGCGCCGGCAGAGCACCGAGACGGCGCCCTACGGCCTCGCCGACGAGAAGGCCTGGCAGGCGCTCTTCCCCGCGCCCCATCCCTACTATGGCGCGGTGATCGGCTCGATGGAGCACCTCGACGCCGCCACCATGGATGACGTGCAGAACTTCTTCCGCACCTGGTACGCCCCCGCCAACGCCACCCTCGCCATCGTCGGCGACTTCGACGAGAAGCAGGTGCGCCAGCTGGTGGAGAAGTACTTCGGCTCCCTGCCCAGCGCCCAGAAGCCGTCGGCGCCTGCGGTGGAGAAGGTGCAGCTCGATCGCGAGGTGGTGATCCGCCACGACGAGACCGTCGCCAGCCTGCCCAAGCTCTCGGTGGCCTGGCACGCGCCCGCCTTCTTCGCGAAGGGTGACGCCACCGCCGACATCCTCGCCATGGCCCTCTCCTCCGGGAAGGCGAGCCGCCTGTACAAGACGCTGGTCTTCGACAAGCGCCTCGCCCAGAGCGTCTCCGCCTACCAGCAGAGCCTCGGCGCGCAGTCGGTCTTCACCATCGAGGCGATCGCCCGCCCCGGCGTGAGCACCGACAAGCTGCTCGCCGAGATCGACAGGATCCTCGCCGACGTCCGCAAGAAGGGCGTCACCGAGGAGGAGATCCAGCGGGCGCGGAACAAATTCGAGACCGGCAAGGTCGCGGGCCTGCAGTCCGTTGGCGGCTTCGGCGGCAAGGCCGACCTCCTCCAGAGCTACAACCACTTCCTCGGTACGCCCGACAAGCTGGCGTTCGACCTCGCCCGGTACGACACGGTCACCTCCGACATGGTGAAGCAGTTCGCCACCGAGGTGCTCGACGAGCGCCGCGTGGTGCTGCACGCCGTGCCGACGCAGGGTGGAACCGTCGCCGCCAAGGGGGCCCGCTGA
- a CDS encoding alpha/beta hydrolase, whose product MRRSDFRPWSRFYPATRAPEHFHARTADGLRLAIHRVAPPQGSGPAVVLCHGLSSNHLGLHFPGRSLAGWLAAHGYDVYLPDLRGSGASERPADHWDLDDHVFRDVPAVIDAVLRHSRRDRVHWVGHSMGGVVLFCHGISHPGAPVASGVTIASSLDYTEGESGYRELLPIRHLLEKLPGIPYGAAMHLLAPVLCRRPGRIESFQVWHPNIEPEIVRQLLAIGFHSVPIKLLASLATAFEPGGLCDRRRALRYLEEAKRFRVPTRLLAGSRDRQVAVPAVEKTAGQLGGLAEVHVFGTEQGHADEYGHWDLVLGRRARAEVWPRILEWLRLHERPAV is encoded by the coding sequence ATGCGCCGCTCCGATTTCAGGCCCTGGTCCCGCTTCTATCCCGCCACCAGGGCCCCCGAGCATTTCCACGCCCGCACCGCCGACGGCCTCCGCCTCGCGATCCACCGGGTCGCCCCGCCGCAGGGCAGCGGACCTGCGGTGGTCCTCTGCCACGGCCTCTCCTCCAACCACCTCGGGCTCCACTTCCCCGGGCGCTCCCTCGCTGGCTGGCTCGCCGCCCACGGCTACGACGTCTACCTCCCCGACCTCCGGGGCAGCGGGGCGAGCGAACGGCCCGCGGACCATTGGGACCTCGACGACCACGTCTTCCGCGACGTCCCCGCCGTGATCGACGCGGTGCTGCGCCACAGCCGCAGGGACCGGGTCCACTGGGTGGGCCACAGCATGGGCGGCGTGGTGCTCTTCTGCCACGGCATCAGCCACCCGGGCGCCCCCGTCGCCAGCGGCGTCACCATCGCCTCCTCCCTCGACTACACCGAGGGGGAGAGCGGCTACCGCGAGCTCCTGCCGATCCGCCACCTCCTCGAGAAGCTCCCGGGGATCCCCTACGGCGCAGCCATGCACCTGCTCGCCCCGGTGCTCTGCCGCAGGCCCGGCAGGATCGAGAGCTTCCAGGTGTGGCATCCCAACATCGAGCCCGAGATCGTGCGGCAGCTCCTCGCCATCGGCTTCCACAGCGTGCCGATCAAGCTGCTCGCCAGCCTGGCCACCGCCTTCGAGCCCGGCGGGCTCTGCGACAGGCGGCGCGCCTTGCGCTACCTCGAGGAAGCGAAGCGCTTCCGGGTACCGACCCGGCTCCTGGCAGGCTCGCGGGATCGGCAGGTGGCGGTCCCCGCCGTGGAGAAGACCGCAGGCCAGCTCGGCGGCCTTGCCGAGGTCCACGTCTTCGGCACCGAGCAGGGCCACGCCGACGAATACGGCCATTGGGATCTCGTGCTCGGCAGGCGCGCCCGCGCCGAGGTCTGGCCCCGGATCCTCGAGTGGCTCCGCCTCCACGAGCGGCCCGCGGTCTGA
- a CDS encoding collagen-like protein: MKHQCLITIAAATLLAACSGDEGKTGPQGPLGHQGPPGYSGEPGTDGPQGPAGHDGLVRTTPVEAGEGCEHGGVRIQSGLDTDADGVLGDAEITSTELICNGAPGAEGLQGPVGLTGASALLATAEEPAGENCATGGFRIDAGVDVNGDGVLGAEEIDAALTRYACNGAQGEQGVQGIQGPQGLQGIQGEQGIEGPQGPRGEQGLQGETGPQGPAGVDGIDGFAALVATTAEAAGPNCATGGVRLEGGWDLNGNGMLDAIEIDATQTRYICNGAQGAQGLQGIQGEVGPQGPQGEQGIQGIQGIQGDLGPQGPQGEQGIQGIQGDVGPQGPQGEVGPQGPQGEQGLQGIQGDVGPQGPQGEVGPQGPQGEQGLQGIQGDVGPQGIEGAEGPAGPAGPQGPAGAMAAFGDGSGGLFSISVGNTVDLTTIAGVNSLAGRHHLQFTDVTIAGTLIVPSGTVIRATGDVTISGTITVATGALANSTSSHPGVSLGGAGSFVGGTAVPALHAARLVGTPWGGGSGAQGHVLHSHGGAGGGSLTIAAQGTITLLSGGVIQANGASATNAMIAGQGISGGGGGAGGLVVLAGRLGITVSGTIRANGGNGANGFDGNGGSVEGAGGGGGGGIVHLISGANPNVPGTVQASGGLAGTPAGPGSVLNGGGGGACGGRGGNGTTYNVSSSAEGGGTGLVLQTVVPAPENLLL, from the coding sequence ATGAAGCACCAGTGTCTGATCACCATCGCCGCAGCGACGCTGCTCGCCGCCTGCAGCGGCGACGAAGGTAAAACCGGCCCGCAGGGCCCCCTCGGCCACCAGGGTCCTCCCGGCTACAGCGGTGAGCCGGGTACCGACGGCCCGCAGGGTCCCGCGGGCCACGACGGCCTCGTGCGCACCACGCCGGTGGAAGCGGGCGAAGGTTGCGAGCACGGCGGCGTGCGGATCCAGTCGGGTCTCGACACCGACGCGGACGGCGTCCTCGGCGACGCAGAGATCACCTCGACCGAGCTGATCTGCAACGGCGCGCCCGGTGCCGAAGGGCTGCAGGGGCCGGTGGGCCTGACCGGCGCCTCGGCGCTCCTCGCCACGGCGGAGGAGCCCGCCGGCGAGAACTGCGCCACCGGCGGCTTCCGCATCGACGCCGGTGTCGACGTGAACGGCGACGGCGTGCTCGGCGCCGAGGAGATCGACGCCGCCCTCACCCGCTACGCCTGCAACGGCGCGCAGGGCGAGCAGGGCGTGCAGGGCATCCAGGGGCCGCAGGGCCTGCAGGGCATCCAGGGCGAGCAGGGCATCGAGGGTCCGCAGGGGCCCCGGGGCGAGCAGGGCCTCCAGGGCGAGACCGGCCCGCAGGGTCCGGCCGGCGTCGACGGCATCGATGGTTTCGCCGCGCTCGTCGCCACCACCGCCGAGGCTGCAGGGCCCAATTGTGCCACCGGCGGCGTCCGCCTCGAGGGCGGCTGGGATCTGAACGGCAACGGTATGCTCGACGCGATCGAGATCGACGCGACGCAGACCCGCTACATCTGCAACGGCGCCCAGGGCGCGCAGGGCCTGCAGGGCATCCAGGGCGAGGTCGGCCCCCAGGGTCCCCAGGGTGAGCAGGGGATCCAGGGCATCCAGGGCATCCAGGGCGACCTGGGCCCGCAGGGCCCCCAGGGCGAGCAGGGGATCCAGGGCATCCAGGGCGACGTAGGCCCGCAGGGCCCCCAGGGCGAGGTCGGCCCCCAGGGTCCCCAGGGTGAGCAGGGTCTGCAGGGCATCCAGGGCGACGTGGGCCCGCAGGGCCCCCAGGGCGAGGTCGGCCCCCAGGGTCCCCAGGGTGAGCAGGGTCTGCAGGGCATCCAGGGCGACGTGGGCCCGCAGGGCATCGAAGGCGCGGAGGGGCCTGCAGGCCCCGCAGGTCCCCAGGGCCCGGCCGGCGCGATGGCTGCGTTCGGCGACGGCTCCGGCGGCCTCTTCTCCATCTCCGTGGGCAACACCGTCGACCTGACCACCATCGCCGGCGTGAACTCGCTGGCGGGCCGCCACCACCTCCAGTTCACCGACGTCACCATCGCCGGCACCCTGATCGTGCCCAGCGGCACGGTGATCCGCGCCACCGGCGACGTCACGATCTCGGGCACCATCACCGTGGCCACCGGCGCTCTTGCCAACTCGACCAGCTCCCACCCCGGCGTCTCGCTGGGCGGCGCGGGCTCCTTCGTCGGCGGCACCGCGGTCCCCGCCCTCCACGCGGCCCGCCTCGTTGGCACCCCCTGGGGCGGCGGCTCCGGCGCCCAGGGCCACGTGCTCCACAGCCACGGCGGCGCCGGTGGCGGCAGCCTCACCATCGCGGCGCAGGGCACGATCACCCTCCTCTCCGGCGGCGTGATCCAGGCCAACGGCGCCAGCGCCACCAACGCCATGATCGCGGGCCAGGGGATCAGCGGGGGCGGCGGCGGCGCCGGCGGCCTCGTCGTCCTCGCCGGGCGCCTCGGCATCACGGTGAGCGGCACCATCCGCGCCAACGGCGGCAACGGCGCCAACGGCTTCGACGGCAACGGCGGCTCGGTCGAGGGAGCCGGCGGCGGTGGGGGCGGCGGCATCGTCCACCTCATCTCCGGCGCCAACCCGAACGTCCCGGGCACGGTGCAGGCGAGCGGCGGCCTCGCCGGTACCCCTGCCGGCCCCGGGAGCGTCTTGAACGGCGGCGGCGGCGGCGCCTGCGGCGGTCGGGGCGGCAACGGCACCACCTACAACGTCAGCAGCAGCGCCGAGGGCGGCGGCACGGGCCTCGTGCTCCAGACCGTGGTCCCCGCGCCGGAGAACCTCCTGCTCTGA
- a CDS encoding PAS domain-containing protein, giving the protein MEQDAARIARLEAENEALRRSLAALERHATAAAVTRRQLAIVLATHPDCVKVVAPDGQLVDMNDAGLALLEVERAEALRRELVSFVLPAHREAFLEMHQRVCAGQSATLEFEIEGAQGTRRWLETRATPLRDPETGVVSHLAVTRDVTERRKAIENERRLADDLRRSNERFRRVTQATNDSVYDWDIASGRIQFYENFTATFGHEARGQTFTMEWWAEQLHPEERQQVIAALQAALDGGAAQWSEEYRFRHADGRWLHARERGVILRDEAGKPVRMIGAIADVTEHRSMQARLLLADRMASLGTMAAGIAHEINNPLAYVIEALERARETLREGGGAAWEAVCEAAHGVARVRTIVRDLKTFSHPAAEERAPTCLHLALESALAMALHEIRSRARVEREFGPVPLVEANSSQLWQLFLNLLINAAHAIPEGDGDHRIRIATSTDGAGRAVIEIADTGVGIPADRLERIFEPFFTTKPAGTGTGLGLSICRTIATSLGGEIAVASEPGRGTTFTVALPPAAAQVLPEMPTPAPEPPPPAAAPARRRVLVVDDDPMVGRAVARILRRAHDVELTTDPLQALEMIEAGTPFDVVISDLMMPGLSGMQLHEQIAAKVPHLADRMIFLTGGAFTAAAQAFLRRVENPRLEKPFEPAALLALIERMT; this is encoded by the coding sequence ATGGAGCAGGACGCGGCGCGGATCGCACGGCTCGAAGCGGAGAACGAAGCGCTGCGCCGCAGCCTCGCCGCGCTGGAGCGCCACGCCACCGCCGCAGCCGTCACGCGGCGGCAGCTCGCGATCGTCCTAGCGACCCACCCCGACTGCGTGAAGGTCGTGGCGCCGGACGGCCAGCTCGTCGACATGAACGACGCGGGGCTCGCGCTCCTCGAGGTCGAGCGGGCGGAGGCGCTGCGCCGCGAGCTGGTCAGCTTCGTCCTGCCCGCCCATCGCGAGGCCTTCCTCGAGATGCACCAGCGGGTCTGTGCCGGCCAGAGCGCCACCCTCGAGTTCGAAATCGAGGGAGCGCAGGGGACGCGGCGCTGGCTCGAGACCCGCGCCACGCCGCTGCGCGATCCGGAGACCGGCGTCGTCTCCCACCTCGCCGTGACCCGCGACGTCACCGAGCGGCGCAAGGCGATCGAGAACGAGCGCCGTCTCGCCGACGACCTCCGCAGGAGCAACGAGCGTTTCCGCCGCGTGACCCAGGCCACCAACGACTCGGTCTACGACTGGGACATCGCCTCGGGCCGCATCCAGTTCTACGAGAACTTCACGGCGACCTTCGGCCACGAGGCCCGGGGACAGACCTTCACGATGGAGTGGTGGGCCGAGCAGCTCCACCCGGAGGAGCGGCAGCAGGTGATCGCTGCGCTGCAGGCCGCCCTCGACGGCGGCGCGGCGCAATGGTCGGAGGAGTACCGCTTCCGCCACGCGGACGGCAGGTGGCTCCACGCCAGGGAGCGCGGCGTGATCCTCCGCGACGAAGCCGGCAAGCCGGTGCGGATGATCGGCGCCATCGCCGACGTCACCGAGCACCGGAGCATGCAGGCCCGGCTCCTCCTCGCCGATCGCATGGCCTCCCTCGGCACCATGGCCGCCGGCATCGCCCACGAGATCAACAACCCGCTCGCCTACGTGATCGAGGCGCTCGAGCGCGCGCGGGAGACGCTGCGGGAAGGGGGCGGCGCTGCGTGGGAAGCGGTCTGCGAAGCGGCCCACGGCGTGGCGCGGGTGCGGACCATCGTCCGCGACCTCAAGACCTTCTCCCATCCGGCAGCGGAAGAGCGCGCCCCCACCTGCCTGCACCTGGCCCTCGAGTCGGCGCTCGCGATGGCGCTCCACGAGATCCGCAGCAGGGCGCGCGTGGAGCGGGAGTTCGGGCCGGTGCCGCTGGTCGAGGCCAACTCCTCCCAGCTCTGGCAGCTCTTCCTCAACCTGCTCATCAACGCGGCCCACGCCATCCCGGAGGGCGACGGCGATCACCGGATCCGGATCGCCACCTCGACCGACGGCGCCGGCCGCGCGGTGATCGAGATCGCCGACACGGGCGTGGGGATCCCGGCGGATCGCCTCGAGCGGATCTTCGAGCCCTTCTTCACCACCAAGCCGGCGGGCACCGGCACCGGCCTCGGTCTCTCCATTTGCCGCACCATCGCCACCTCGCTCGGCGGCGAGATCGCGGTGGCCTCGGAGCCCGGGCGGGGCACCACCTTCACCGTCGCGCTCCCGCCGGCAGCGGCGCAGGTGCTGCCCGAGATGCCTACGCCGGCGCCGGAGCCGCCGCCTCCCGCCGCGGCGCCAGCGCGGCGCCGGGTGCTGGTGGTCGACGACGATCCGATGGTGGGCCGCGCGGTGGCGCGCATCCTCCGGCGGGCCCACGACGTGGAGCTCACCACCGATCCCCTGCAGGCCCTCGAGATGATCGAAGCGGGGACCCCCTTCGACGTGGTGATCTCCGACCTGATGATGCCCGGGCTCTCGGGCATGCAGCTCCACGAGCAGATCGCCGCGAAGGTTCCGCACCTCGCGGACCGCATGATCTTCCTCACCGGCGGCGCCTTCACCGCTGCGGCGCAGGCCTTCCTGCGCCGGGTGGAGAACCCGCGCCTCGAGAAGCCCTTCGAGCCAGCGGCGCTCCTCGCGCTGATCGAGCGGATGACCTGA
- a CDS encoding branched-chain amino acid aminotransferase produces MAETLRIERTTTPRARPNETDLGFGRQFTDHMLVVEYDEGRGWHSPRIVPYGPIALDPAAAVLHYGQELFEGMKAFRGKDGNVRLFRPDKNCRRMNEGAARLCMPEFDPAWMEELITELIRVEEDWVPRSPGTALYIRPTMIATEPFLGVRPSKKYTFFVILSPVGSYFSGGMAPVKIWVEPKYVRAARGGLGAVKTGANYAASLLAAEQAKKAGYAQVLWLDAAEHRWFEEVGTMNLFVKIGDEIVTPPLGGSILDGVTRDSVITLLRDWGMKVVERPIAIEEIATSFSRGELHEIFGTGTAAVISPVKELAFRGESFVVGNGEIGPVARRLYDTITGIQAGTLADPHEWVRSI; encoded by the coding sequence ATGGCCGAAACCCTTCGCATCGAGCGCACCACGACGCCCCGCGCCCGTCCGAACGAGACCGATCTGGGCTTCGGCCGGCAGTTCACCGATCACATGCTCGTGGTCGAATACGACGAGGGCCGCGGCTGGCACAGCCCGCGGATCGTCCCCTACGGCCCCATCGCGCTCGACCCCGCCGCCGCGGTGCTCCACTACGGCCAGGAGCTCTTCGAGGGCATGAAGGCCTTCCGGGGCAAGGACGGCAACGTCCGCCTCTTCCGGCCCGACAAGAACTGCCGCCGCATGAACGAGGGCGCGGCGCGCCTCTGCATGCCGGAATTCGATCCCGCCTGGATGGAGGAGCTCATCACCGAGCTCATCCGCGTCGAGGAGGATTGGGTTCCGCGCTCGCCCGGTACCGCCCTCTACATCCGGCCGACGATGATCGCCACCGAGCCCTTCCTCGGCGTGCGTCCCTCGAAGAAGTACACCTTCTTCGTGATCCTCTCGCCGGTGGGCTCCTACTTCTCCGGCGGCATGGCCCCGGTGAAGATCTGGGTGGAGCCGAAGTACGTGCGCGCCGCCCGCGGCGGCCTCGGCGCGGTGAAGACCGGCGCCAACTACGCCGCCTCGCTCCTCGCCGCCGAGCAGGCGAAGAAGGCGGGCTACGCGCAGGTGCTCTGGCTCGACGCCGCGGAGCACCGCTGGTTCGAGGAGGTCGGCACCATGAACCTCTTCGTGAAGATCGGCGACGAGATCGTCACCCCACCCCTCGGCGGCAGCATCCTCGACGGCGTCACCCGCGACTCGGTGATCACCCTCCTGCGCGACTGGGGCATGAAGGTGGTCGAGCGGCCCATCGCCATCGAGGAGATCGCCACCTCCTTCAGCAGGGGCGAGCTCCACGAGATCTTCGGCACCGGCACCGCGGCGGTGATCTCGCCGGTGAAGGAGCTCGCGTTCCGCGGCGAGAGCTTCGTCGTCGGCAACGGCGAGATCGGCCCCGTGGCCCGGCGCCTCTACGACACCATCACCGGGATCCAGGCGGGCACCCTCGCCGATCCGCACGAGTGGGTGCGCTCGATCTGA